The Blattabacterium cuenoti genome includes a region encoding these proteins:
- a CDS encoding SanA/YdcF family protein: MSLWATRKIYDCIDSLPYNTFGVVLGTSKYLHGGGVNAYFKYRIDAAFSLFYHKKIRYIIVSGDNREKNYNEPKMMKKELIRKGIPSYFIYEDFHGINTFHSVLRVYKIFNQKKFTIISQKFHNERAVFIGNCLGLDVVGFNAQSLSFDSKIQLREVFARIKALWDIFFDF, translated from the coding sequence ATGAGTTTATGGGCAACAAGAAAAATTTATGATTGTATAGATTCTCTTCCATATAATACATTTGGTGTAGTTTTAGGTACTTCTAAATATTTGCATGGAGGAGGAGTAAATGCTTATTTCAAGTATAGAATTGATGCGGCTTTTTCTCTTTTTTATCATAAAAAAATACGTTATATCATTGTAAGTGGGGATAATAGAGAAAAAAATTACAATGAACCAAAAATGATGAAAAAGGAATTAATAAGAAAAGGGATCCCTTCTTATTTTATATATGAAGATTTTCATGGAATTAATACCTTCCATTCTGTTTTAAGGGTTTATAAAATTTTTAATCAAAAAAAGTTTACAATTATATCTCAAAAATTTCACAATGAAAGAGCTGTTTTTATTGGAAATTGTTTAGGATTAGATGTTGTTGGTTTTAATGCTCAAAGTCTTTCTTTTGACAGTAAAATACAACTTAGAGAAGTTTTTGCTAGAATTAAAGCTTTATGGGATATTTTTTTTGATTTTTAA
- the secA gene encoding preprotein translocase subunit SecA codes for MSFIRRILNKLLVNKNERDLNEVRKFLVQIKEEEKKISLLSDDGLRNKTHNFKKIIKESIKEFDEEEKKLLKKIQEKFYSISVLQKIYFSIEEIREKRYRTEQKELINLLPKAFALIKETAKRLKENEKLVVESTSFDQKLSKTKSYVFLDENKAIWKNKWDAYGKSIVWDMVHYDVQLMGGVVLHQGKIAEMATGEGKTFVATLSAYLNALSGRGVHIVTVNNYLSRRDTGWMAPLMEFHGLKVDCIDNYSSTDVQKRKIAYQADITYGTNNEFGFDYLRDNMASSQEELVQRELNYAIIDEIDSVLIDEARTPLIISGPVDPKKDNKEEFELFKGKVENLVNKQNIIVNNFLQEAKNLIKNGDKKLGGFKLFQAYRGLPKKKSLIKFLSEDNIRFTLQKTENQYLQDYGREMYKVDKDLYFVIDEKNNTVELTDKGIEFLSGNVEDEGFFVLPDVNVELADLEKKKLSKEKEIKEKEKILKNFYIKSQRIHTINQLLKAFTLFEKDVDYVVLGGKIKIVDEQTGRIMEGRRYSDGLHQAIEAKENVQIESSSQTFATITLQNYFRMYRKISGMTGTAETESGEFWHIYKLDVVVIPTHKIVQRKDLQDLVFKTKREKYNAIIEKIIHLSRHKKRPVLVGTTSVEVSEFLSRALKFRKIPHNVLNAKLHEKEADIIAKAGFSGSVTIATNMAGRGTDIKLSKEVIENGGLAVLGTERHDSRRVDNQLRGRSGRQGDPGSSQFYVSLEDNLIRLFIDSERLSKLMDRFGHREGDIIQHPLLTKSIEKAQKKIEDNNFSMRKRLLDYDDVINKQREFIYKKRKNALCGDELNLDISNMVYVLLDVMISVNKSLNDFKNLEYEFIQIFDMKFPFQEREFLSYKERDCVNQLHDIILNSYDKKKKKIIDLDIIPIISNIIVKNQESYQIQVIFTDGLQNVVSISDLKDFYETQGRSLLSIFEKKTILCFMDEKWKEHLREMDSLRYSVQNAVFEQKDPLIVYKQNAFNLFQERVYDINKKIVSFLLKSTIIRGDILCIPKNNIKMDFLMKNKSGKKLGRNNRINIRHLITGETKNIKFKQAEFFLEQGEWVIEDDSF; via the coding sequence ATGAGTTTTATCAGAAGAATATTAAATAAATTATTAGTTAATAAAAATGAAAGGGACCTTAACGAGGTTAGAAAATTTTTGGTTCAAATCAAAGAAGAGGAGAAGAAGATATCTTTATTGTCTGATGATGGATTGAGAAATAAAACTCATAATTTTAAAAAAATTATAAAAGAGTCTATAAAAGAATTTGACGAAGAGGAAAAAAAATTGTTAAAAAAAATACAAGAAAAATTTTATTCTATTAGCGTTTTGCAAAAAATATACTTTAGTATAGAAGAAATTAGAGAGAAACGTTATAGGACGGAACAAAAAGAATTGATAAATCTTTTACCTAAAGCCTTTGCTTTAATTAAAGAGACGGCTAAACGTTTAAAAGAAAATGAGAAACTTGTAGTAGAATCTACCTCTTTTGACCAAAAATTATCCAAAACAAAATCTTATGTTTTTTTGGATGAAAATAAAGCTATTTGGAAAAATAAGTGGGATGCATATGGTAAATCAATAGTTTGGGATATGGTCCATTATGATGTCCAATTGATGGGAGGGGTCGTATTACATCAAGGAAAAATAGCTGAAATGGCAACAGGAGAAGGGAAGACTTTTGTAGCTACTTTATCTGCTTATTTAAATGCTTTATCTGGAAGAGGGGTGCATATTGTTACAGTCAATAATTATTTATCTAGAAGAGATACGGGTTGGATGGCTCCTTTAATGGAATTTCATGGATTAAAGGTTGATTGCATTGATAATTATTCATCTACTGATGTACAAAAACGTAAAATAGCATATCAAGCAGATATTACTTATGGAACAAATAATGAATTTGGTTTTGATTATCTGAGAGATAATATGGCTTCCTCTCAAGAAGAATTAGTTCAAAGAGAATTAAATTATGCCATTATTGATGAAATTGATTCTGTATTAATAGATGAAGCACGCACACCTTTAATTATATCTGGACCTGTAGACCCTAAAAAAGACAATAAAGAGGAATTTGAATTATTTAAAGGAAAAGTAGAAAATCTTGTTAATAAACAAAATATAATAGTTAATAATTTTTTGCAGGAAGCAAAAAATTTGATAAAAAATGGAGATAAAAAATTAGGAGGATTTAAATTATTTCAGGCTTATCGTGGATTACCAAAGAAAAAGTCCTTAATTAAATTTTTGAGTGAAGATAATATACGTTTTACTTTACAAAAAACTGAAAATCAATATTTACAAGATTATGGAAGAGAAATGTATAAAGTAGACAAAGATCTTTATTTTGTGATTGATGAAAAAAATAACACAGTAGAATTAACAGATAAAGGAATTGAATTTTTGTCTGGAAATGTGGAAGATGAAGGGTTTTTTGTATTGCCAGATGTGAATGTGGAACTTGCTGATTTAGAGAAAAAAAAACTTTCTAAAGAAAAGGAAATCAAAGAAAAAGAAAAAATTTTGAAAAATTTTTATATTAAATCACAAAGAATACATACGATCAATCAGCTTCTTAAAGCTTTTACTTTATTTGAGAAAGATGTGGATTATGTTGTTTTAGGAGGGAAAATCAAAATAGTAGATGAACAAACTGGTCGTATTATGGAAGGAAGACGTTATTCAGATGGGTTACATCAAGCTATAGAAGCGAAAGAGAATGTACAAATAGAATCTTCCAGTCAAACTTTTGCGACAATTACTTTGCAAAATTATTTTAGAATGTATAGAAAAATATCTGGGATGACTGGAACGGCAGAAACAGAATCTGGAGAATTTTGGCATATTTACAAACTGGATGTGGTCGTAATCCCTACACACAAAATTGTACAAAGAAAAGATTTGCAGGATCTTGTTTTCAAAACTAAACGAGAAAAATATAATGCAATCATAGAAAAAATTATTCATTTATCTAGACATAAAAAACGTCCAGTTCTTGTTGGAACAACCTCTGTTGAGGTTTCAGAATTTCTAAGTAGAGCTTTAAAATTCAGAAAAATACCGCATAATGTTTTAAATGCAAAATTACATGAAAAAGAAGCAGATATTATAGCGAAAGCAGGATTTTCTGGATCTGTTACTATAGCGACTAATATGGCAGGTCGTGGAACAGATATTAAACTATCGAAAGAGGTCATAGAAAATGGAGGGTTAGCAGTTTTAGGTACAGAAAGGCATGATTCTAGAAGAGTCGACAATCAATTAAGAGGTAGATCTGGACGTCAGGGAGACCCAGGAAGTTCTCAATTTTATGTTTCATTAGAAGATAATTTAATTCGTTTATTCATTGATTCAGAAAGACTTTCAAAACTTATGGATAGGTTTGGTCATAGAGAAGGTGATATTATACAACATCCTTTGTTAACAAAATCTATTGAAAAAGCACAAAAAAAAATAGAAGATAATAATTTTAGCATGCGAAAACGTTTGTTAGACTATGATGATGTAATTAATAAACAAAGAGAATTTATTTATAAAAAGCGCAAAAATGCATTATGTGGAGACGAATTGAATTTAGATATTTCTAATATGGTTTATGTTTTACTAGATGTGATGATATCGGTCAATAAATCTCTAAACGATTTTAAAAATTTAGAATATGAATTTATTCAAATTTTTGATATGAAATTTCCGTTTCAGGAGAGAGAGTTTTTATCTTATAAAGAACGTGATTGTGTGAATCAACTTCATGATATTATTCTCAATTCTTATGATAAAAAAAAGAAAAAAATCATTGATCTAGATATCATCCCAATTATATCTAATATCATTGTCAAAAATCAGGAATCTTATCAAATACAAGTTATTTTCACTGATGGACTGCAAAATGTAGTTTCTATATCAGATTTAAAGGATTTTTATGAGACCCAAGGTAGATCTTTATTATCAATATTTGAAAAAAAGACTATATTATGTTTCATGGATGAAAAATGGAAGGAACATTTACGTGAGATGGATAGTTTGCGATATTCTGTGCAAAATGCAGTTTTTGAACAAAAAGATCCTCTGATCGTTTATAAACAAAATGCTTTTAATTTATTTCAAGAAAGAGTTTATGATATTAACAAAAAAATTGTTTCTTTTTTGCTTAAATCTACCATAATTAGAGGTGATATTTTATGTATTCCAAAAAATAATATAAAAATGGATTTTTTAATGAAAAATAAAAGTGGAAAAAAATTGGGTAGAAATAATAGAATTAATATTCGTCATTTAATTACAGGAGAAACTAAGAATATTAAATTTAAACAAGCAGAGTTTTTTTTAGAACAAGGAGAATGGGTAATAGAGGATGATTCTTTTTAG
- a CDS encoding DUF2795 domain-containing protein, with the protein MYWTLELASHLEDAPWPATKEELIDFAIRTGAPLEVVENLQQLENGEGEVFESIEDIWADYPRDDEDFYWNRDEYEL; encoded by the coding sequence ATGTATTGGACTTTAGAATTAGCTTCTCATTTAGAAGATGCCCCTTGGCCTGCAACGAAGGAAGAATTAATTGATTTTGCTATTCGTACTGGAGCTCCTTTGGAAGTAGTTGAAAACCTTCAACAATTAGAAAATGGAGAAGGGGAGGTTTTTGAATCTATAGAAGATATATGGGCCGATTATCCACGTGACGATGAAGATTTTTATTGGAATAGAGATGAATATGAACTTTAA